GGTCTGTTCTGGTGTGGAATCAACCTGAGTCTTTTTAATATTTTATTGAGTTTGACTGAAGAGAAAGAATTGAAAGAATCATATTTTGCAGTTTTTTCTACAATAACAGGAATATGTGGTTTTTTGTCTTCACTCTTGGGTGGTTTGATTGCCCAGTTACTTGAGAATTTCAGGTTTGAATTCATGGGACAGACATTTGTCAATTTTCATATCCTCTTTATAGGAACTTCATTTTTTAGATTTTTAAGTGTTTTTCTTTTGAAAAAAGTCCGTGAGAAAGAAGCTTATCCTGCTTTTCAGACCTTGCAATTAATTGGAGATTATGCAGTAAGAAGATTGAATGAACACAAAGATTTGCTTTTGAATATATTACGATTCACAAAATAAAATCTCTTTGCTTGACATTTCAATCTTGATGATTAAAATAAAGGTGTGAAGATTGATATTGGAATTTATTATGGACCAATAGACCTCCTTGTATATCTGGTTCGCAAAAAAGAGGTTGATATATTTGATATCCCAATCGGGCAGGTTGCAGAAGAATATCTTGATTACATAAGAAAGATTGAACGGCAAGACCTTGAAGATGCAGCGGATTTTCTTTTGATGGCAGCAATTTTAATAAGATTAAAGGTTCGCTCGCTTTTGCCCAGAACCCCTGAAGACGAAGAAGAGGCAAAACCAATTACATTGATGCAGATTATTGAAGAATACAAAAAATTCAAAGAGATAGCACGGTATTTTGGAGAAATGGAAACACAGACGAGTAAACAATTCCCCCGTTTTGCAAAGGTAGAACCCACAACGGTGCTTGAAGAAGGAGATCTGACGAGCCTTA
The candidate division WOR-3 bacterium genome window above contains:
- a CDS encoding ScpA family protein, encoding MKIDIGIYYGPIDLLVYLVRKKEVDIFDIPIGQVAEEYLDYIRKIERQDLEDAADFLLMAAILIRLKVRSLLPRTPEDEEEAKPITLMQIIEEYKKFKEIARYFGEMETQTSKQFPRFAKVEPTTVLEEGDLTSLILAFKSFKPTEKEAVLIKRQLIPIEKVIEDLTQVLEKNEKINFLKFLQEKRNTSIAVSYFFGMLQIVKEGLASVEQNETFGEIYLYKKQIDTKPGI